From the genome of Natronolimnobius baerhuensis:
GGCCATGAGATCTGCCAGACCGAGGCGGGTATACTGGCCGGTCACCTGTGATGGCTCTGCGCGTTCGATTTCGGAGACTGGCTGGTAACCGTCGACAGGTTCGACCCGGACAATGTCTGCGAGCGGATAGCCCTGAGCCACCTGGCCGATCTGGTATTCGGTATCGTTGTGAGTGAGAAACAGTGGCTCCGAGCGGTGTTCGTCCTCCAGCGTCCCTTCCTCGTCGTACACGTGATTCGACGTTGCGAAGTATCGCTCGCCCGTCTCGGCGTCGAACATCGCCGGCGTCAGTGTCCCTGATCCGGAATCAGTATCACAGCGGACCCCACCGGGAATGTGTTCGGGATCGTGCTCGGCAAGTTGATACGCCGACTCGTACTCGCCGTCGCTCTGTGGCTGCGGCGGAATCTCCTCGAGCACCGTGATATCGAACGGAAACTCGACAATACTCTCGAGTGTTGACTGGACGGTTTCGTCGGTCGTCTGGACTGAGACCGACGCCTGCGGGCTATCGTAGCTCCCGGGAACGACGAACGACGAGACCAGCGGCTCGAGGCCAGTTTCCTGGATGGCCGCCTGTGCGTCGAACGCCAGTCTAAGACTCTCGTGCCAGGCGACCGGCACATCTTTGGTTCGCTCCTCGAGGGTGTCCGCGTCCGGGTCGGGGCGGGCCAGCGCGTACGTGATCGACCCGAGGTCAGCATTGGTGGCGTAGTTCGCTGCGCCGAGTCCCCAGACGAACCCTGCGGCGATGCCAGTATTGACGCCGGTTCGGAGTACTGTTCGGCGACTCACTCGAGACCGAAGTCCTGACTCCTCGGCTGTGTCAGCCGTCCGATTGTCGTTCGACACGTCGGTATGTGGTAGGGCATACGCGGTTAAATGCGTTCGAGTTGCGTATCCGTGCCCGAGAACTTCGCGCCAATTGTCGTGCGTTATTGTGGGCTATTCGGTTCGCCCCGAAGTTCCGTTGCAACCGTGCCAGCACAGTCTGTCAGTGTCTCTGTCGTCGCGGAGGCGTCCTGCAGCGTGCCGTTGATCGCCTGAAATCGCCCTTCCATCGAGTCGACATCGGTGTTGGTCGCTTCACCCTCGGTGCTTTCAGCCGACACTCCACACGTCGGACACTCGTCCGTCGTGGTTTCTTCCGTCGACTCGAGACAGCCGGGACAGCGGCCGATTGCCGATGGAACGCCCTCGCAGTGGCTGACGATCTGTCGGAGTTCGTCCTGCAGTTTTCGGGCGGCTTCGACGAGTTCGGCAAGTGGTTCGCCAACGCCGGGCTCGAGTGCGGTCTCGTCGACAGCGGCCAGCCGCTCGAGTCTCGAGGGGACGGAGTCGATTGCGAGCAGGACCTCGCGTCGTGCCTGGCGATACTCCGATTCGGCGTCAGTCTGACTCTCATCGTCGTCGCCAGCAGTCTCGAGGGTCGCGGGAAGCGAGGTCGCGATGGATGCGAACGAAGCGACCGCCGAGACGGTCACACCCTGTCGCTGGGTCAGTTCGCG
Proteins encoded in this window:
- a CDS encoding HNH endonuclease, encoding MTSRDWHGDRRAVFDRDDHTCRRCGATDSTSDDDAATADLRCYPVGDISLEGDVHGSSLVTVCEPCFTSLQGGPATSGERPDDETLFTLARELTQRQGVTVSAVASFASIATSLPATLETAGDDDESQTDAESEYRQARREVLLAIDSVPSRLERLAAVDETALEPGVGEPLAELVEAARKLQDELRQIVSHCEGVPSAIGRCPGCLESTEETTTDECPTCGVSAESTEGEATNTDVDSMEGRFQAINGTLQDASATTETLTDCAGTVATELRGEPNSPQ